A DNA window from Sediminitomix flava contains the following coding sequences:
- a CDS encoding glycosyltransferase family 4 protein → MRTKVVYIISNIDKALEFEWVAEYLNQERFELSFILLNPMANSHLARFVESQGLGLKYIPYSGKKDLVFAFYKLYKYLKSLQPDVIHCHLPEATLLGLSIGKILGIKERIYTRHHSTFNHDYHPHAVKYDLWSNQWATKIIAITQNVADVLIEKEGVSSDKIQIINHSIDIDRFTSVNSERVETLKQKYGIRSEGPIIGVISRYTEWKGIQYIIPAFKRILEQYPKAQLVLANARKGEYVDQLDILLAELPQESYIEIPFEKDLYALYQLFDVFVHTPIDPYCEAFGQIYIESLAAKIPSVFTLSGVARDFVQHEKEALVVDFKSTEQIHEAILRLLKDPELSEVLKENGFEVVDQNYRIENKIDQLSKAFDGN, encoded by the coding sequence ATGAGGACTAAAGTAGTATATATCATCTCCAATATAGATAAGGCTTTGGAGTTTGAATGGGTTGCTGAATATTTGAATCAAGAACGTTTTGAACTTAGTTTTATTCTTTTGAATCCGATGGCAAACAGCCATTTAGCAAGGTTTGTCGAAAGTCAAGGTTTAGGACTGAAGTATATTCCATATAGTGGGAAAAAAGATTTAGTATTCGCTTTTTATAAACTATATAAGTATCTAAAATCACTACAACCAGATGTGATTCATTGCCATTTACCCGAAGCGACACTTTTAGGTTTAAGTATTGGTAAAATTTTAGGTATAAAAGAACGGATTTATACACGTCATCATTCGACATTTAATCACGATTATCATCCACATGCTGTTAAGTATGACCTTTGGAGTAATCAGTGGGCTACAAAAATTATAGCCATCACCCAAAATGTGGCAGATGTTTTGATTGAAAAGGAAGGTGTTTCTTCTGACAAAATTCAGATCATCAACCATAGTATTGATATAGATCGCTTTACTTCTGTAAATTCAGAACGAGTAGAAACACTTAAGCAAAAATATGGTATACGTTCAGAAGGCCCAATTATTGGGGTGATTTCAAGATATACGGAATGGAAAGGTATCCAATATATCATCCCAGCATTTAAGCGAATATTGGAACAATACCCTAAAGCACAATTGGTACTTGCCAATGCTCGGAAAGGAGAATATGTAGATCAGTTAGATATATTGTTAGCGGAATTACCTCAGGAGAGTTATATAGAAATTCCTTTTGAAAAAGACTTATATGCCTTATACCAACTATTTGATGTATTTGTTCATACACCAATTGATCCGTATTGTGAAGCATTTGGACAGATATATATAGAGTCTTTGGCAGCAAAAATTCCTTCTGTTTTTACTTTATCGGGTGTGGCTAGAGATTTTGTACAACATGAAAAAGAGGCTTTAGTTGTAGATTTTAAGAGTACAGAACAAATCCATGAAGCCATACTTCGTCTGTTGAAAGATCCTGAGTTAAGTGAGGTATTAAAAGAAAATGGGTTTGAGGTCGTTGATCAAAACTACCGAATAGAGAATAAAATAGATCAGTTGAGTAAAGCGTTTGATGGAAACTAA
- a CDS encoding glycosyltransferase, giving the protein MNDAINRRKLKRALSNEKKTIIWQFDHNRFVNTLGLSKKERRVYHIADPYMNAVNNKKISALADLLVCTSTKYLPFYQNGKKEPLYIPHAISEEEFHISPQKVKALEKHFGGYVLMVGGLNHDVDFDLLEQISNQFSLVILGKLQTKESEDWEKWGLLKEKDNVHALGVVHAKELKNYIAASKVCITAYQFDLQEKGGNRSPLKILNYIAQKKPVVTSIDSEVNELDGELIFCEKDKKSYLDRIAQLMQTEKFDMNEELIIQFLGERTYPKMIEKIFEKLNED; this is encoded by the coding sequence TTGAATGATGCAATAAATAGGCGTAAGCTTAAAAGGGCGTTAAGTAATGAGAAAAAAACGATAATTTGGCAATTCGATCATAATCGTTTTGTGAATACGTTAGGTTTAAGTAAAAAAGAAAGAAGAGTTTACCATATTGCAGACCCCTATATGAATGCGGTAAACAATAAGAAAATTTCAGCATTAGCAGATTTACTTGTTTGTACAAGTACTAAGTATCTTCCTTTTTATCAAAATGGGAAAAAAGAACCACTTTATATTCCACATGCAATTTCAGAGGAAGAGTTTCATATAAGCCCTCAAAAAGTTAAAGCCTTAGAGAAACATTTTGGTGGTTATGTTTTGATGGTAGGAGGGCTAAATCATGATGTAGACTTTGATTTATTAGAACAAATTAGTAACCAATTTTCATTAGTAATACTAGGAAAACTCCAGACCAAAGAGAGTGAAGATTGGGAAAAATGGGGGCTTTTAAAAGAAAAGGATAATGTACATGCGCTAGGTGTTGTTCATGCGAAAGAATTAAAAAATTATATTGCCGCTTCTAAAGTGTGTATTACCGCTTATCAATTTGATTTACAGGAAAAAGGCGGAAATCGCTCACCTTTAAAAATATTGAACTATATCGCGCAGAAAAAGCCAGTCGTTACGTCTATAGATTCTGAAGTGAATGAATTGGATGGAGAACTGATTTTCTGTGAAAAAGATAAAAAATCATATTTAGACCGAATTGCTCAATTAATGCAAACAGAGAAGTTTGATATGAATGAGGAACTCATCATACAATTTTTAGGGGAGCGAACATATCCGAAAATGATAGAAAAGATATTTGAAAAGCTGAATGAGGACTAA
- a CDS encoding sulfotransferase domain-containing protein, producing the protein MTKLVDFIIIGGMKCGTTSIATLLDYHPEVCFSIPKEPDFFTYDNYKKEVSNYHQLFSNANKLWGEGSTSYTKFIDEDIPKRMYEYNPSLKLIYILRAPIKRIVSQYEYNQKLKGGEFFDINTIITEKPHYIRCSQYAKQLALYLKYFPLEQILIFTLEEYQENRENVIKKLAHFLDVEEKDFVRENIHYNNSELVNSQLNKLTGRLVNTTLSKRIIKALSPQFKSKVKNYLKYLQSSNKNVKLEKPKFNSENKKYLEELFNEEMNDFELLTGQRLYNQN; encoded by the coding sequence GTGACAAAGTTAGTGGATTTTATCATAATTGGAGGAATGAAGTGTGGCACAACTTCAATTGCAACATTATTGGATTATCACCCAGAGGTGTGTTTTTCGATTCCAAAAGAGCCCGATTTTTTTACATATGATAATTACAAAAAAGAAGTATCTAACTATCATCAGCTTTTTAGTAATGCTAATAAGCTTTGGGGAGAAGGCTCAACTTCATATACAAAGTTTATAGATGAAGATATCCCAAAAAGGATGTATGAATACAATCCAAGTCTTAAATTGATATACATCCTAAGAGCTCCTATAAAGCGAATTGTATCTCAATATGAGTACAATCAAAAGTTAAAAGGAGGTGAATTTTTTGATATAAATACGATTATTACAGAAAAACCTCATTATATCCGATGTAGTCAATATGCCAAACAGCTAGCGTTATATTTAAAATATTTTCCTTTGGAGCAAATTTTAATATTTACTCTAGAAGAATATCAAGAAAATAGAGAGAATGTAATAAAGAAGCTAGCCCATTTTTTGGATGTAGAAGAAAAAGATTTTGTTCGAGAGAATATTCATTACAATAACTCTGAGTTGGTGAATTCTCAGTTAAATAAACTTACAGGAAGGTTAGTTAATACGACTTTGAGTAAAAGGATTATAAAAGCTTTAAGTCCTCAATTTAAGTCTAAGGTTAAAAATTATTTGAAATATCTTCAGTCAAGTAATAAAAATGTAAAACTTGAAAAGCCAAAATTTAATAGTGAGAATAAAAAGTATTTAGAAGAGCTTTTTAATGAAGAAATGAATGACTTTGAATTATTGACAGGGCAACGATTGTATAACCAAAACTGA
- a CDS encoding sulfotransferase family protein codes for MSNQPKLDFILIGAMKSGTTSLADNLAVHPQINFSEPKEPHFFCNSDWRKRLKEYEKCFKLNDQNLLRGEGTTSYAKYPMHPHIVEDLYEYNPNLKIIYLMREPVSRAISHYIHCVLRKFEHEKEINKALLNNSEYVNTGRYYMQIEPYLNVFGRHQVLLLPFEEYIQNSIGTYEKIANFLEIEKDPFLKQKVTHSNRGIGLYRDDQRVDKLLTNSSLTKLKDLFPQSLRTFVAKSLYQLTRSKVSEVPKVNDRVKEYIYRASRGDLNKIEDLLGYRVDSWHKYSSKSVENLNI; via the coding sequence ATGAGTAACCAACCCAAATTAGATTTCATTTTAATTGGAGCAATGAAGTCTGGAACTACCAGTTTAGCAGATAATTTAGCTGTTCATCCTCAGATAAATTTTAGTGAGCCTAAGGAACCTCATTTTTTTTGTAATTCAGATTGGCGTAAACGCTTAAAAGAATATGAAAAATGCTTTAAATTAAATGATCAAAATTTATTAAGAGGTGAGGGTACAACTTCTTATGCAAAGTACCCTATGCATCCACATATCGTTGAAGATTTGTATGAGTATAACCCCAATTTAAAAATCATCTATTTGATGCGTGAACCTGTGAGTAGAGCCATTTCGCATTATATCCATTGTGTTTTAAGAAAATTTGAACATGAAAAAGAGATCAATAAAGCTCTACTCAATAATAGTGAATATGTAAATACAGGAAGATACTATATGCAAATTGAGCCGTATCTTAATGTCTTTGGAAGACATCAGGTATTATTACTTCCATTTGAAGAGTATATCCAAAATAGTATAGGTACATATGAAAAAATAGCGAATTTTTTAGAGATTGAAAAAGATCCATTTTTAAAACAAAAAGTAACACATTCAAACCGAGGTATTGGACTTTATAGAGATGATCAAAGAGTTGATAAATTGCTAACAAATTCATCATTAACAAAGCTTAAAGATCTCTTTCCTCAGAGTTTGAGAACTTTTGTTGCTAAAAGTTTATATCAACTGACTAGAAGTAAAGTTTCAGAGGTGCCTAAAGTTAATGATCGTGTTAAAGAATATATTTACAGGGCTTCAAGAGGTGATTTAAATAAAATCGAAGATTTATTAGGGTATAGAGTTGATTCTTGGCATAAGTATTCTTCAAAATCTGTTGAAAATTTAAATATATAA
- a CDS encoding glycosyltransferase family protein, which produces MLNVLMVAKEDDGNPFINLLAEGLKDKISLKVDIDLFFSPNDDYDIIHIHWPELLTNWKPPTTEKARNIINILRKWKRTTRIIITRHNLLPHFDREAFYAFYNDFFSLADAVVHLGSYSKDEYAKRYNFSSKQKQVIIPHHKYDIPKILPQKKVALSRLGWDFEKKNFIILVFGRIRSKEEQDLIYALKQNSSDKSIKIVVPRWEYKPTYRNWRKRILWEVRQFLLDRDDTFRLTNSFIEEDEIPFYFQGADLVFIPRKEILNSGNLVLAYSYGKVVLGPDVGNVGEILKATGNPVFDSNDLSSLDQGIIKGREKSKDGLGYLNQSFAKEHWNLETISNQYINTYTGLFYDNFSSA; this is translated from the coding sequence ATGCTTAATGTTTTAATGGTTGCTAAAGAAGATGATGGCAATCCATTTATTAACCTTTTAGCTGAAGGGCTGAAAGATAAAATTAGCCTGAAGGTCGATATCGATCTCTTTTTTTCACCTAACGATGATTATGATATTATTCATATTCATTGGCCAGAACTCTTGACAAATTGGAAACCTCCTACAACTGAAAAGGCTAGAAATATTATAAACATTCTTAGAAAATGGAAGCGGACAACACGAATAATTATAACTAGGCATAATCTTTTACCTCATTTTGATAGAGAAGCATTTTATGCTTTTTATAATGACTTTTTTTCTTTGGCAGATGCAGTTGTTCATTTGGGGAGCTATTCAAAAGATGAATATGCTAAGCGATATAATTTTTCAAGTAAACAAAAACAAGTAATCATTCCCCATCATAAATATGATATTCCAAAGATACTACCTCAGAAGAAGGTTGCATTAAGTCGGTTAGGTTGGGATTTTGAGAAAAAGAATTTTATTATCCTAGTGTTTGGTAGAATAAGGTCCAAGGAGGAGCAAGATTTAATATATGCATTAAAACAAAACAGTTCTGATAAAAGTATAAAAATTGTTGTACCTAGGTGGGAATATAAACCAACTTATCGGAATTGGAGGAAACGTATTTTATGGGAGGTTCGTCAATTCTTATTAGATAGAGATGATACTTTTAGACTTACGAATAGTTTTATTGAGGAGGACGAAATTCCATTTTATTTTCAAGGAGCGGATCTTGTTTTTATTCCACGAAAAGAAATTTTAAACTCTGGTAATTTAGTTTTAGCTTATTCATATGGAAAGGTAGTTTTAGGACCAGATGTTGGAAATGTTGGAGAAATTTTAAAGGCTACTGGAAATCCAGTTTTTGATAGCAATGATCTATCTAGTCTTGATCAAGGAATAATAAAGGGAAGAGAAAAGTCTAAAGATGGTTTAGGTTATTTGAATCAGAGTTTTGCTAAGGAGCATTGGAATCTAGAAACTATTTCAAATCAATATATAAATACCTATACAGGTCTATTCTATGATAATTTCTCATCAGCATAA
- a CDS encoding sulfotransferase family protein — protein MIDGRCFIVGSPRSGTTLLQSLLASHSQVTSFPETHFFYHLIGTYYKRKEIIGVGTAGCPLELQEYLETRGKQRILEERFKSRRYKKAISDFSYVLDQLTLEDGKSIWLEKTPMHLYYIPVIKKYIPTAKFIHIIRDGKDVVASVKMNTEKYALHWGGERSLQSCLDRWLYDIELSESYLEEKDHIFIKYEDLVARPNIIIKKICSFMNLSFEEDMLHKYATEAKTVIAANEPWKTKNTGQITSSNNQLFTSYLKSAEQEYILERIKEIDVSFFR, from the coding sequence ATGATTGATGGTCGTTGTTTTATAGTTGGCTCCCCTAGGTCAGGTACTACATTATTGCAATCATTGCTTGCGAGTCATTCTCAAGTAACATCCTTTCCAGAAACACACTTTTTTTATCACCTTATAGGTACGTATTATAAAAGGAAAGAGATAATAGGTGTAGGTACTGCCGGATGTCCATTAGAGCTTCAGGAATATTTAGAAACTAGAGGTAAACAAAGAATTTTAGAAGAAAGGTTTAAAAGTAGAAGGTATAAAAAAGCAATATCTGATTTTAGTTACGTATTAGATCAGCTCACTCTGGAAGATGGTAAATCTATTTGGTTAGAGAAAACACCAATGCACTTGTATTATATTCCTGTCATCAAAAAATATATTCCTACAGCAAAATTTATTCATATCATCAGAGATGGAAAAGATGTTGTCGCATCTGTTAAAATGAATACTGAAAAGTATGCATTACATTGGGGGGGAGAAAGAAGTTTACAGTCTTGTTTAGATCGTTGGTTATATGATATAGAGCTTAGTGAATCATATTTAGAAGAAAAGGATCATATTTTTATTAAATATGAGGATTTAGTAGCGAGACCAAATATAATTATTAAGAAAATTTGCTCATTTATGAATTTGTCTTTTGAAGAGGATATGCTTCATAAATATGCAACAGAAGCAAAGACTGTTATAGCAGCTAATGAACCATGGAAAACAAAAAATACTGGTCAAATAACGAGTTCAAATAACCAATTATTTACAAGTTATTTGAAATCAGCAGAGCAAGAATATATATTGGAACGAATCAAAGAAATCGATGTGTCATTTTTTAGATAA
- a CDS encoding glycosyltransferase family 2 protein: MNQQYNSLVSVIVPSFNRATLIGETLDSVLAQTYPHWECIIVDDGSTDGSQEVVRSYIKKDKRFKFYERVREPKGASVCRNIGLENCKGDFCLFVDSDDLLKENCLEDRLAFFRENRSLDVVVSQGSIFYQNIGDSQELCNKLSDTISPQKVIVDYLQRNANWQTTGPLWKTEFLGKVQWDEKFSNWQDREFHIRQLLRNPKIAFKEDPDYFLRKGDQRSITKDILRFESVENRYMAFEGLKQELPLKLSVLFEQQIKKEFYFLLETVAVSDDYELKDWKKIGETPLLQNIPIFWDVYFSILELFQKNRIPKLRGVLVNIRKHVIN, from the coding sequence ATGAACCAACAGTATAATTCTTTAGTTTCTGTCATAGTCCCTTCTTTTAATAGAGCAACTTTAATAGGGGAAACACTTGATTCTGTACTAGCTCAAACGTATCCACATTGGGAATGTATTATAGTAGATGATGGCTCTACAGATGGTTCTCAAGAGGTTGTTAGGAGCTATATAAAAAAAGATAAGCGTTTTAAGTTTTATGAAAGGGTAAGAGAACCTAAAGGGGCTTCAGTTTGTCGAAATATAGGCTTGGAAAATTGCAAAGGTGATTTTTGTCTCTTTGTAGATAGTGATGATCTTTTGAAGGAAAATTGTTTGGAAGATCGCTTAGCCTTTTTTAGAGAAAATAGATCATTAGATGTTGTTGTTTCCCAAGGGTCTATTTTTTATCAGAATATAGGTGATAGCCAAGAATTGTGTAATAAGTTATCCGATACAATAAGTCCTCAAAAAGTAATTGTAGATTATTTACAACGTAATGCAAATTGGCAAACAACAGGTCCGTTATGGAAGACAGAATTCTTAGGTAAAGTGCAATGGGATGAAAAATTTTCGAATTGGCAAGACCGAGAATTTCATATTCGTCAGTTGCTGCGAAACCCCAAAATAGCTTTTAAAGAGGACCCTGATTACTTTCTTAGGAAAGGAGATCAAAGGTCAATTACTAAAGATATACTTCGTTTTGAAAGTGTCGAAAATAGATATATGGCTTTTGAAGGTCTCAAACAAGAACTACCGTTAAAGTTATCTGTGTTGTTTGAACAACAAATAAAAAAAGAGTTTTATTTTCTGTTAGAAACTGTAGCGGTTAGTGATGATTATGAATTAAAAGATTGGAAAAAGATCGGAGAGACACCATTATTACAAAATATTCCAATCTTTTGGGATGTTTACTTCTCAATATTAGAGCTTTTTCAGAAAAATAGAATACCAAAATTGAGAGGGGTCTTGGTGAATATTAGAAAGCACGTAATTAATTAA
- a CDS encoding glycosyltransferase, with the protein MQSKIKLGIISPSQNAYSETFIQAHKNLIDADIYYYYSGALPKKLEKNNQPLNSFPNKVIYKTIGRIKGDYLLDEKKAFERSLINNKIEVVLAEYGTTASIILPIVKKLHLPLIVHFHGYDASVYEVIERNNKYKDVFEYAFRVVAVSKVMYDALLGLGCPEEKLILNTYGPNDTFQDLKPTLEDELFVGIGRFVDKKAPYYTILAFQKVLDKFPNAKLVLGGDGMLLNTCHNLVKFLDIEYAVDLLGVIKPEEYRSYLLKARAFVQHSITSNRGDMEGTPLAVLEASAAGVPVISTNHAGIPDVILHEKTGLLVEEHDVEGMANNMIRVLEDRELAAQLGTHGKKRVKNYFSMNKHIGHLNNLVEEACYEPTV; encoded by the coding sequence ATGCAAAGTAAGATAAAGTTAGGTATCATTTCCCCTTCTCAAAACGCCTACTCAGAAACATTTATTCAAGCTCACAAAAACCTTATAGATGCTGATATTTATTATTATTACAGTGGTGCGTTACCTAAAAAGTTAGAAAAGAATAATCAACCTCTAAATTCTTTCCCAAATAAAGTTATTTATAAGACTATAGGGCGTATTAAGGGAGATTATTTATTAGATGAAAAAAAGGCTTTTGAACGTTCTCTAATCAATAATAAAATAGAGGTAGTTTTAGCAGAATATGGGACAACAGCAAGCATTATTTTACCTATCGTTAAGAAATTACATCTACCTCTTATTGTACACTTTCATGGTTATGATGCCTCAGTTTATGAAGTTATTGAACGCAATAATAAATATAAAGATGTATTTGAATATGCCTTTAGGGTTGTAGCAGTCTCTAAGGTGATGTACGATGCTTTATTAGGCTTGGGCTGCCCTGAGGAAAAGTTGATTCTAAACACATACGGACCAAATGATACTTTTCAAGATTTAAAACCGACTTTGGAAGACGAGCTATTTGTGGGAATAGGACGATTTGTTGATAAGAAAGCTCCCTATTATACGATTCTTGCTTTTCAAAAAGTTTTAGACAAATTTCCCAATGCAAAATTGGTGTTGGGAGGTGATGGTATGCTTTTAAATACATGTCATAATCTTGTGAAGTTTTTAGATATTGAATATGCTGTTGATCTTTTAGGAGTAATAAAACCAGAAGAATATAGATCGTATTTACTAAAAGCTAGAGCTTTTGTTCAGCATTCTATTACCTCTAATAGAGGAGATATGGAAGGAACACCATTGGCTGTTTTAGAGGCGAGTGCTGCTGGAGTTCCTGTAATCTCAACCAATCATGCAGGAATACCTGATGTGATTCTTCATGAAAAGACGGGTTTATTAGTAGAAGAGCATGATGTGGAAGGGATGGCTAATAATATGATAAGAGTTCTTGAAGATAGAGAATTAGCAGCTCAATTAGGTACTCATGGAAAAAAAAGGGTAAAGAATTATTTCTCAATGAACAAACATATTGGTCATTTAAATAATTTGGTTGAAGAAGCCTGTTATGAACCAACAGTATAA
- a CDS encoding glycosyltransferase family 2 protein, with protein MIVNPKVSVVIPNYNHVKYLSQRIDSVLNQTYQNFEVILLDDKSTDNSIEVLEKYAKHPKVSHLVINDENSGSPFKQWKKGIELARGEYIWIAESDDWAEHSFLSTIISFFQDQKVGVVYTQSLIVNEAGRILYNNKRWTEDLEKGRWDNNFYNNGENECNNYLIKKNTIPNASAVVFRKSLVRAYPLEYRMLGDWWFWIKILRKSNICFVSEPLNYFRTSTQSTRNHNTFEKVHLRIQEGLNILKEFTDLVPKDILKEENIVLFNRYRRNIKTKEFLSNQLLGQNSLNFFSLNIFEKTVLYCNYFIEVIRSKVQLKTRLKMIFYAK; from the coding sequence TTGATAGTTAATCCAAAAGTTAGTGTTGTTATACCCAATTACAATCATGTTAAATACTTATCACAAAGAATAGATAGTGTACTTAACCAAACTTACCAAAATTTTGAAGTCATTTTATTAGATGATAAATCAACTGATAATAGTATTGAGGTATTGGAAAAGTATGCTAAACACCCTAAAGTATCACACCTAGTTATCAATGATGAAAATAGTGGTAGTCCTTTTAAACAATGGAAAAAAGGAATTGAGTTAGCTAGAGGGGAGTATATTTGGATAGCGGAGAGTGATGATTGGGCTGAACATTCTTTTTTATCTACAATTATTTCTTTTTTTCAGGATCAAAAAGTTGGTGTTGTTTATACTCAAAGTCTAATAGTTAATGAAGCTGGAAGAATTTTATATAATAATAAAAGGTGGACTGAAGATTTAGAGAAAGGTAGATGGGATAATAATTTCTATAATAATGGCGAAAATGAGTGTAATAATTATTTAATCAAGAAGAATACGATTCCTAACGCTAGTGCTGTTGTTTTTCGTAAGTCCTTAGTTAGAGCTTACCCTCTAGAGTATAGAATGTTAGGCGATTGGTGGTTTTGGATTAAAATATTAAGAAAAAGTAATATTTGTTTTGTATCTGAACCTTTAAATTATTTTAGAACCTCAACACAGTCTACACGAAATCATAACACCTTTGAAAAGGTACATTTGCGAATTCAAGAAGGTCTCAACATACTGAAAGAATTTACAGACCTTGTTCCCAAGGATATTTTGAAAGAGGAAAATATAGTTTTATTTAATAGATATCGAAGAAATATTAAAACTAAAGAATTTCTGAGCAATCAATTATTGGGACAGAATAGCCTGAATTTTTTTTCTCTTAATATTTTTGAGAAAACAGTATTGTATTGCAACTACTTTATTGAGGTAATAAGAAGTAAAGTACAGCTTAAAACAAGATTAAAAATGATTTTTTATGCAAAGTAA
- a CDS encoding glycoside hydrolase family 99-like domain-containing protein: MSLLRPIAIHLPQFHPFQENDLWWGKGFTEWTNVTKASPKFKGHYQPHLPTDLGFYDLRLPESRESQAELAKEYGIYGFCYYHYWFNGKRVMERPVQDILNSNKPNFPFCLCWANENWTRNWDGKDKEVLLKQDYNHEDDLNHIRYLIQYFKDDRYIRVDGKPLFVIYKTEQFPNIKRTVDIWRSECLKAGVGEIYLARMEASAIGIDPLSIDFDAAIEFQPRWRMLNENLRMYGSLSDRLKHKLGYEESPFINNRIFSYEEFVEDVISKEKVDYKLFPGITPMWDNSARRNQGATILEGSTPDLYGKWLDHIVKNFQPYSSEENFVFINAWNEWAEGNHLEPCRKWGRAYLEKTQKVFLSSSRVSKKLSFDS, translated from the coding sequence ATGTCATTATTACGTCCTATAGCGATACATTTGCCACAATTTCACCCCTTCCAAGAAAATGATTTATGGTGGGGTAAAGGGTTTACCGAATGGACAAATGTTACTAAGGCTAGCCCAAAATTTAAGGGGCATTATCAACCACATCTTCCAACAGATTTGGGGTTTTATGATTTAAGATTACCTGAGTCAAGGGAAAGCCAGGCAGAGTTGGCAAAGGAATACGGGATTTATGGTTTTTGCTATTATCATTACTGGTTTAACGGGAAGAGAGTAATGGAAAGACCTGTACAAGATATCCTTAATTCTAATAAGCCTAATTTCCCATTTTGTCTTTGTTGGGCAAATGAAAATTGGACTAGGAATTGGGATGGCAAAGACAAAGAAGTTCTTCTTAAGCAAGATTATAATCATGAAGATGATTTAAATCACATTAGATATTTAATCCAATATTTTAAAGATGATCGATATATTAGAGTAGATGGTAAACCGTTATTTGTCATTTATAAAACTGAACAATTCCCTAATATAAAGAGAACTGTAGATATATGGAGGTCGGAATGTCTAAAAGCAGGTGTTGGTGAAATTTATTTGGCTAGAATGGAGGCTTCTGCTATCGGTATAGATCCTTTAAGTATAGATTTTGATGCAGCAATAGAGTTTCAACCTAGATGGAGAATGTTAAATGAAAATTTAAGAATGTATGGTTCTTTGTCCGATAGACTTAAACATAAGCTTGGTTATGAGGAATCTCCATTTATTAATAATCGAATTTTTTCTTATGAAGAATTTGTAGAAGATGTAATTTCTAAAGAAAAAGTTGACTATAAATTATTTCCAGGTATTACCCCTATGTGGGATAATTCAGCTAGAAGAAATCAAGGAGCAACAATTTTGGAAGGCTCAACACCCGATTTATATGGTAAGTGGCTAGATCACATTGTGAAAAACTTTCAGCCTTATTCAAGTGAAGAAAATTTTGTATTTATTAATGCTTGGAATGAATGGGCTGAAGGAAATCATTTAGAGCCATGCCGTAAATGGGGAAGAGCATATTTAGAAAAAACCCAAAAGGTCTTTTTATCTAGTTCAAGAGTATCTAAAAAATTGAGTTTTGATAGTTAA
- a CDS encoding class I SAM-dependent methyltransferase gives MKNECENYMASQFFVDKPLGMIVNGFRNEDLEQQTFEDHEFDIIITQDVMEHVYEPEKAFKEIARTLKTGGAHIFTVPIINKHFETEQWAVKGENNNPIFLKEAEYHGNPIDPQGSPVTYHWGYDIVDFIQQTSNLETSIEYINNIELGIRAEYIEVLISKKL, from the coding sequence ATGAAAAATGAATGTGAGAATTATATGGCTTCTCAATTTTTTGTAGACAAACCTTTGGGTATGATAGTTAATGGCTTTAGAAACGAAGATTTAGAACAACAGACTTTTGAAGATCATGAATTTGATATCATAATTACACAGGATGTAATGGAACATGTCTATGAGCCTGAAAAGGCTTTTAAAGAAATTGCTAGAACTCTGAAAACAGGAGGTGCTCACATTTTTACGGTACCTATCATCAATAAACACTTTGAGACAGAGCAATGGGCTGTGAAGGGAGAGAATAACAACCCAATATTTTTAAAGGAAGCAGAGTACCACGGAAATCCTATAGATCCTCAAGGGTCTCCTGTTACTTATCATTGGGGGTATGATATAGTTGATTTCATTCAACAAACATCTAATTTAGAGACCTCAATTGAATATATAAATAATATAGAATTGGGTATAAGAGCTGAGTATATAGAGGTGTTAATTAGTAAAAAATTATAA